The following proteins come from a genomic window of Thermoproteus sp.:
- a CDS encoding helix-turn-helix domain-containing protein, which yields MEVPLKPLGREDIRKLESALLVMSLFDREALEAMRDPSARLTWIDSLYTAAAALARERAGISISKIAEELGVTEATIRRHLKGETKAGQLVSRAYEKLAKEGLKVEFDCTKQLEELRAKIEEVKKALSEILARL from the coding sequence ATGGAGGTCCCGCTGAAGCCTCTAGGCAGAGAGGACATACGTAAATTGGAGTCTGCCCTTTTGGTGATGTCGCTGTTCGATAGGGAGGCCCTAGAGGCTATGCGAGACCCCTCGGCCAGGCTCACCTGGATAGATTCGCTCTATACGGCCGCGGCGGCGCTCGCCAGGGAGAGAGCGGGCATCTCCATCTCTAAGATAGCAGAGGAGCTGGGCGTCACCGAGGCCACCATAAGGCGCCACTTGAAGGGCGAAACTAAGGCCGGCCAGCTGGTCTCAAGGGCCTATGAGAAGCTGGCTAAAGAAGGCCTCAAAGTGGAATTCGACTGCACCAAACAGCTGGAGGAACTGAGGGCTAAGATCGAAGAGGTCAAGAAGGCGTTGAGCGAAATTTTGGCGCGGCTTTAA
- a CDS encoding KaiC domain-containing protein, whose amino-acid sequence MVPRVRTYVPGLDEILYGGIPERSVVLLSGGPGTGKSILGKQFLFNGLKRGEAGVFVALEEHPVAVRRSFRHFGWDVGQYEREGKFAIVDAFTGGVGASAQREKYLVKQVDDVHELGDVLRQAIRDVGARRVVIDSVSTLYLTKPAMARGTIMTLKRIIAGLGCTAFFVSQVSVGERGFGGPGVEHAVDGIIRLDLDEVEGRLYRSIIVWKMRDTKHSMVRHPMEIRDDGVEVEWDKYIRLTATSVKIDSLPKEEIEAMRKAVEEAERQLAAPAKKVEEAEGEE is encoded by the coding sequence ATGGTTCCGAGAGTGAGGACTTACGTGCCGGGTCTCGACGAGATATTGTACGGTGGGATTCCCGAAAGGAGCGTGGTACTCCTCAGCGGGGGTCCTGGAACCGGCAAGTCGATCTTGGGCAAACAGTTCCTCTTCAACGGGCTGAAGAGGGGAGAGGCTGGGGTCTTCGTGGCGCTTGAGGAGCACCCCGTCGCGGTCCGTCGTAGCTTCCGCCATTTCGGCTGGGACGTGGGCCAGTACGAGAGGGAGGGCAAATTTGCAATTGTGGACGCCTTCACTGGCGGCGTGGGGGCCTCTGCGCAGAGGGAGAAGTACCTAGTGAAGCAAGTTGACGATGTGCACGAGCTGGGGGACGTCCTTAGACAAGCCATTAGGGATGTGGGGGCAAGGCGCGTCGTGATCGACTCGGTGTCCACCCTCTATTTAACCAAACCCGCCATGGCTAGAGGCACCATAATGACCTTAAAGAGGATAATAGCGGGTCTGGGTTGTACTGCCTTCTTTGTGTCTCAAGTGTCTGTAGGCGAGAGGGGCTTCGGGGGGCCGGGCGTCGAGCACGCTGTGGACGGCATAATAAGGCTGGACCTAGACGAAGTTGAGGGGAGGCTCTACCGCTCAATCATCGTCTGGAAGATGCGCGATACGAAACACTCAATGGTGAGACACCCCATGGAGATAAGAGATGACGGCGTCGAGGTGGAGTGGGACAAGTACATAAGGCTCACAGCTACGTCGGTCAAAATAGACTCGTTGCCGAAGGAGGAAATCGAGGCTATGCGCAAGGCGGTCGAGGAGGCCGAGAGGCAGTTGGCGGCTCCCGCCAAGAAGGTAGAAGAGGCGGAGGGGGAGGAGTGA
- a CDS encoding MFS transporter → MTRPGRALALTSVAHFINDGNTWLLPVAYAYMVQVHNMPPYIAGVIALAFSGLGALASPLVGALMDRYGRPLRLIGLGMVLWALGLAVFGYGVEYYNVPLALAGAVISGIASAFYHPLGSAALALIYKGSSGYAMGINGAMGSLGRALYPAISTALFALLGSKYLYALAALALVTLAAAVPMFLGEDVEAPRRRKGGDAAERPNMKAVSLLTAVVFARGFALQGISQYVGVILVKYFGYSFGQGLGNELTFFLLPAIVGQPLFGYLSDTVGRRTTLAVSTAGAALSILALVATKSLYWLPLFGFFTFSAFPLTLSLAGDLVPRSSTGLATSLVWGLGNTGGGALGPLAMGLLLTSMGLGGIYVMASLAIIAAALTTAIPRPPRRSKTPLFG, encoded by the coding sequence ATGACTCGTCCCGGCAGGGCGCTCGCGCTCACCAGCGTGGCCCATTTCATAAACGATGGAAACACGTGGCTGTTGCCTGTGGCGTACGCCTATATGGTCCAAGTACACAACATGCCGCCCTATATAGCCGGCGTCATAGCGCTGGCTTTTTCCGGCCTCGGGGCTCTGGCCTCCCCGCTCGTAGGCGCGTTGATGGACAGATATGGAAGGCCTCTGAGGCTCATAGGCCTCGGCATGGTTCTCTGGGCCCTGGGCCTCGCAGTCTTCGGCTACGGCGTCGAGTACTACAACGTGCCTCTCGCCCTCGCGGGCGCCGTGATATCCGGCATAGCCTCGGCATTCTACCACCCCCTGGGCTCCGCCGCGCTGGCCTTGATATATAAGGGCAGTAGCGGATACGCCATGGGGATAAACGGCGCCATGGGCAGCCTCGGGAGGGCCCTCTACCCCGCCATAAGCACCGCCCTATTCGCCCTACTCGGCTCCAAATATCTATACGCGTTGGCGGCCTTGGCGCTAGTGACGCTGGCGGCGGCGGTCCCCATGTTCCTAGGCGAGGATGTGGAGGCGCCGAGGAGGCGCAAAGGCGGCGATGCGGCCGAGAGGCCGAACATGAAGGCGGTTTCCCTGCTCACGGCGGTGGTGTTCGCGAGGGGCTTCGCGTTGCAAGGCATCTCCCAATATGTCGGGGTGATTCTAGTCAAATACTTCGGCTATTCCTTCGGACAGGGCCTGGGGAACGAGCTGACCTTCTTCTTGCTCCCAGCCATAGTGGGACAGCCGCTCTTCGGCTACCTCAGCGATACTGTGGGCAGGAGGACCACGCTGGCTGTCTCGACCGCGGGAGCCGCGCTCTCGATCCTCGCGCTGGTCGCCACGAAGAGCCTATATTGGCTCCCTCTGTTTGGCTTCTTCACATTTAGCGCATTCCCACTGACGCTCTCGTTGGCAGGAGACTTGGTGCCCAGGTCCTCAACGGGGCTGGCGACCTCTTTGGTGTGGGGGCTGGGCAATACGGGCGGCGGGGCGTTAGGCCCGTTGGCCATGGGCCTATTGTTGACCTCGATGGGCCTCGGAGGGATTTACGTAATGGCGTCATTGGCGATAATCGCGGCTGCGCTCACCACCGCCATACCTCGGCCGCCCAGACGCTCCAAAACGCCGCTTTTCGGATAG
- a CDS encoding DUF3800 domain-containing protein, with the protein MRRVAFVDESGVKSPCSCVVLAAVVAQTAGSYIYWGIDVLSEIKRAAGLTGEAKWRLVKRRGAADFALSALGRLEGRWAVVHYTDRRSFEVELWKFLTSIQADLYVLDEGIADPSKFPRAIARASHKVPGIQLADLLAGSVADRTCKRKSL; encoded by the coding sequence GTGCGGCGCGTGGCTTTCGTCGACGAGTCGGGCGTCAAGTCTCCTTGTAGTTGCGTCGTGCTGGCCGCCGTAGTGGCCCAGACGGCTGGGAGCTACATATACTGGGGGATCGACGTCCTGTCCGAAATCAAGAGGGCCGCGGGGCTGACGGGAGAGGCTAAGTGGCGGCTCGTGAAGAGGCGGGGCGCCGCCGACTTCGCCCTATCGGCTTTGGGGCGTCTAGAGGGCAGATGGGCGGTCGTCCACTACACAGATAGGCGGTCCTTCGAAGTCGAGTTGTGGAAATTCTTGACCTCAATACAGGCGGACCTCTACGTGTTGGATGAAGGCATAGCCGACCCCTCCAAGTTTCCGAGAGCCATAGCGAGGGCGTCCCACAAGGTGCCCGGCATTCAGCTGGCAGACCTCTTGGCAGGGAGCGTTGCGGATAGGACCTGTAAGCGCAAAAGCCTATAG
- the ndhC gene encoding NADH-quinone oxidoreductase subunit A, which yields MTALLIFVVLLLAALMALVAISYFLAPRREAETKKRRFEAGNPPYGRVERRLLMQYFGYIYLATAFEAVVGVMIVAVLVRGVDAAVAGALGAALIAIAVVVAKYLKAVADIRRWS from the coding sequence ATGACCGCGCTGTTGATATTCGTCGTGCTCCTACTGGCGGCGTTGATGGCCCTAGTGGCTATAAGCTACTTCTTGGCGCCTAGGAGGGAGGCGGAGACTAAAAAGAGGAGGTTCGAGGCGGGGAATCCCCCCTACGGGAGGGTCGAAAGGAGGCTTTTGATGCAGTATTTCGGCTATATCTATCTGGCAACGGCCTTTGAGGCTGTGGTGGGCGTCATGATAGTGGCGGTACTAGTCAGAGGAGTCGACGCGGCAGTCGCAGGAGCTCTCGGGGCCGCGCTTATAGCGATAGCGGTGGTGGTGGCTAAATACCTAAAGGCGGTCGCCGACATAAGGAGGTGGTCTTAA
- the nuoH gene encoding NADH-quinone oxidoreductase subunit NuoH, translating into MDYLQLAAAVVFPGVLSLLGFLVVTIWAERKVTARIQWRYGPLYVSKRIGGFLQPVADMLKLAFSELVLPTHTNRVVFAAAPLLLFMAESLPAAFVAAAPGLLIYYNGYGLAIALVIWMVATIFMVAMAWTELDKFTYIGAVREVLLTAAYEVPLLLSALSMFVLYGTADPIAAVQSQRLWGALLNPLAFLAYLISLLMSTTRLPFEIPEAEPEVVLGPYTEYGSSLFIFAFGGNYVKLYVGALLGAALFLGGWSPFNGVVLGAMATALKMAVFVAPAILVRSIYPRYRIDQALRLGWSKLLALSAAALALSIALRAAGL; encoded by the coding sequence ATGGACTATCTGCAGTTGGCGGCGGCCGTGGTCTTCCCCGGAGTTCTCTCCCTATTGGGCTTTCTGGTCGTCACCATATGGGCCGAGCGGAAGGTCACGGCCAGAATACAGTGGAGGTACGGCCCCCTCTACGTCTCCAAGAGGATTGGGGGGTTCCTACAGCCGGTCGCCGACATGTTGAAGTTGGCATTTTCGGAGTTGGTACTGCCGACGCATACCAACAGGGTCGTATTTGCCGCGGCGCCCCTCCTGCTGTTCATGGCCGAGAGCCTCCCGGCCGCCTTCGTGGCGGCTGCCCCCGGTCTCTTAATCTATTACAATGGGTACGGCCTGGCGATCGCTCTGGTAATCTGGATGGTCGCCACGATCTTTATGGTGGCTATGGCCTGGACGGAACTGGACAAGTTCACATATATAGGCGCCGTGCGCGAAGTGTTGCTGACTGCCGCATATGAGGTGCCCCTACTGCTCTCCGCCCTATCCATGTTCGTGCTTTACGGCACGGCGGACCCCATAGCGGCAGTGCAGTCCCAGCGGCTGTGGGGCGCCCTTCTGAACCCCCTCGCCTTCCTGGCGTACCTCATATCGTTGTTGATGTCAACCACCAGATTGCCCTTCGAGATACCGGAGGCAGAGCCCGAAGTGGTTCTGGGGCCCTACACCGAATACGGCTCTTCGCTCTTCATATTCGCCTTCGGTGGCAACTACGTGAAGCTCTATGTAGGCGCCCTTCTCGGCGCCGCCTTGTTCCTAGGCGGCTGGTCGCCCTTCAACGGCGTTGTGCTCGGCGCCATGGCCACCGCCTTGAAGATGGCCGTCTTCGTGGCGCCCGCCATTTTGGTCAGAAGTATATATCCCAGATATAGGATAGACCAAGCCCTGAGGTTGGGCTGGTCTAAGTTGCTGGCCCTCTCGGCGGCCGCCCTAGCGCTGTCGATAGCCCTGAGGGCCGCGGGCCTATGA
- a CDS encoding cation diffusion facilitator family transporter, with protein MDELGAAKTSIVATILVISLYLFAWLATGSVAALSELAHTLVDAVGVTTTYFAIKASRKPPDVEHPYGHHKADTLGGLFGSIVVLIAAALVAYEGIEKLLGWEAYSPDLFAALAVAGAIAVDANRVRVLRRFKASKALSADSLHFTTDIFASGSVLALFVVGLALERASPSLFSLIAPAIDVIAAAAITTIFTLLSLRLLRSAALELLDYSPPQLREEVKSLAESVEGVVSVRDVKLRKAGSVYHGEATIEVGRGLTVEKAHEIADEVERRLKERLGGHVVVHVEPASPPDCCDIVIVGPNKLRVYIYDENCRSCPSGLNVEKIYRTK; from the coding sequence GTGGACGAACTAGGGGCCGCAAAGACTTCAATTGTGGCCACAATCCTCGTGATCTCTCTGTACCTCTTCGCATGGCTCGCGACGGGGTCCGTGGCCGCCCTCTCTGAGTTGGCCCACACTCTCGTGGATGCCGTAGGCGTAACTACTACGTACTTTGCGATAAAGGCCAGCAGAAAGCCGCCAGATGTGGAGCACCCCTACGGCCATCACAAGGCAGACACGTTGGGGGGCCTATTTGGCTCTATAGTAGTCCTAATAGCCGCGGCGCTCGTGGCGTATGAGGGCATCGAAAAGTTGTTGGGCTGGGAGGCCTATTCGCCGGACCTTTTCGCAGCCCTCGCGGTGGCTGGCGCCATAGCGGTGGACGCAAATAGGGTAAGGGTGTTGAGGCGGTTTAAGGCCAGCAAGGCGCTCAGCGCCGACTCGCTCCACTTCACTACAGACATATTCGCATCTGGGAGCGTCTTAGCTCTCTTCGTTGTGGGTTTAGCGCTTGAGAGAGCCTCGCCATCTCTCTTCTCCCTAATAGCCCCTGCGATTGACGTAATTGCGGCGGCCGCAATCACCACAATCTTCACCTTATTGAGTCTGAGGTTGTTGAGATCGGCGGCGTTGGAGCTACTCGACTACTCGCCTCCTCAACTCCGCGAGGAGGTGAAATCGCTTGCCGAAAGCGTAGAGGGCGTGGTCTCTGTGAGGGACGTGAAGTTGAGGAAGGCCGGCTCTGTCTACCACGGAGAGGCGACTATAGAGGTCGGCCGGGGCCTCACAGTTGAGAAGGCGCACGAAATAGCCGATGAAGTGGAGAGGAGATTGAAGGAGCGGTTGGGTGGCCACGTCGTGGTTCACGTCGAGCCGGCAAGCCCGCCGGATTGTTGCGACATCGTGATCGTCGGTCCCAATAAATTGCGGGTGTACATCTACGACGAAAATTGTAGGTCCTGTCCGTCGGGCCTCAACGTGGAGAAGATATACAGAACAAAATAG
- a CDS encoding histone deacetylase, which translates to MKILAAEGYEDDRIRAIPPHLLERISSRGSWEEYLKIHGGPLANAAKRREEEVLAAVGLLEEALKRGRGFVATYPPRDIGYSSGRGGLLNAVAYLAERLEAAVVALDAHFPWGTWDLHLRLGFPLLVIYGGPDGPAPGRLARKSDKVVAVPLPPGASDESIGAALRLVEALERPIVFEVGFDLYRLEPAGHFFATTELYHEAGRLAGGGYVVVDCLNSKSVAALEAMLAGADGVENPLHERQVEESRAVRREVKKALRRARERINKIGKTKEV; encoded by the coding sequence GTGAAGATCTTGGCGGCCGAAGGCTACGAGGACGATAGGATAAGGGCCATCCCTCCCCACCTTTTGGAACGCATATCGTCTCGCGGCTCTTGGGAGGAGTACTTGAAGATACACGGCGGGCCTCTGGCCAACGCCGCCAAGAGACGTGAGGAGGAGGTGCTGGCCGCAGTGGGTCTTCTGGAGGAGGCCTTAAAGAGGGGGAGGGGGTTCGTGGCGACATATCCGCCGAGAGATATAGGGTACAGCTCCGGCCGCGGAGGCCTCCTCAACGCCGTCGCCTACCTCGCCGAAAGGCTCGAGGCGGCTGTCGTGGCTCTAGACGCACACTTCCCCTGGGGAACTTGGGACCTCCACCTGAGGCTGGGGTTCCCTCTGTTGGTCATATATGGAGGGCCCGACGGGCCCGCCCCCGGGAGGCTCGCAAGGAAGAGCGATAAGGTCGTTGCGGTGCCCCTACCGCCCGGCGCGTCCGACGAGTCGATAGGGGCCGCGTTGAGACTTGTGGAGGCCTTGGAGAGGCCTATAGTGTTCGAGGTGGGGTTTGACCTATATAGGCTGGAGCCCGCGGGCCACTTCTTCGCCACGACCGAGCTGTACCACGAGGCGGGCCGTCTAGCCGGAGGTGGATATGTGGTGGTGGACTGCCTCAACAGCAAGTCCGTCGCCGCCCTTGAGGCGATGTTGGCGGGAGCTGACGGCGTAGAGAACCCACTACACGAGCGGCAAGTTGAGGAGAGCCGCGCCGTGAGGAGGGAAGTCAAGAAGGCTTTGAGAAGGGCGCGCGAGAGGATAAATAAAATAGGTAAAACGAAAGAGGTATGA
- a CDS encoding 2-oxoacid:acceptor oxidoreductase family protein, which translates to MRIETVWLGRGGQGIVTATYIIANAAILDGFYAMANPEFGAERRGAPVKAFLTISKEPFDDQEPVKTPDVVVVFDDKLIEPMRFAIDAAKPGGYVIVNTAKKPEEVKRLVGRNDVYLVVLDAIDIARRHVKLDVPNGPLAGAFAKVMGFPRLESIRQAFENQLGKAVEENFAATKEAYETAVVIPPERVDPTAKPRGIISTTSAFLTGPYELVGWAEVNKAGAVYPGTSLPYTTGGWRIDKPVIDHSKCIMCRKCWLYCPDDAVIEAWKEIEGPRGRKIRMKAIEFDYNYCKGCGICADVCPTGAIQMVREI; encoded by the coding sequence ATGAGGATTGAAACAGTCTGGCTGGGCCGCGGGGGGCAGGGAATAGTGACAGCCACCTACATAATAGCCAATGCCGCGATACTGGACGGCTTTTACGCCATGGCCAACCCAGAGTTCGGGGCGGAGAGGAGAGGCGCTCCCGTGAAGGCCTTCTTGACCATAAGCAAGGAGCCTTTCGACGACCAAGAGCCCGTTAAGACTCCAGACGTGGTGGTGGTTTTCGACGACAAGCTCATAGAGCCCATGAGATTCGCCATAGACGCGGCTAAGCCCGGCGGGTATGTCATAGTGAACACGGCTAAGAAGCCAGAGGAGGTCAAAAGGCTCGTGGGGAGGAACGACGTATATCTGGTGGTGTTGGACGCCATAGATATAGCTAGGCGCCACGTCAAGCTGGACGTCCCCAACGGGCCCCTCGCGGGTGCCTTCGCGAAGGTCATGGGCTTCCCCAGGCTGGAGTCCATAAGGCAGGCCTTCGAGAACCAGTTGGGCAAGGCAGTGGAGGAAAACTTCGCGGCCACCAAGGAGGCCTACGAGACCGCCGTGGTGATCCCGCCCGAGAGGGTAGACCCTACGGCCAAGCCGAGGGGCATCATATCGACCACGTCCGCCTTCTTGACGGGGCCCTACGAGCTGGTGGGGTGGGCCGAGGTCAACAAGGCTGGGGCTGTCTATCCGGGCACCAGCCTGCCCTACACCACTGGGGGCTGGCGTATAGACAAACCCGTAATAGACCACTCCAAATGCATAATGTGCAGGAAGTGTTGGCTCTACTGCCCCGACGACGCCGTGATAGAGGCTTGGAAGGAGATAGAGGGGCCTAGGGGCAGGAAGATAAGGATGAAGGCCATAGAGTTCGACTACAACTACTGTAAGGGGTGCGGCATCTGCGCCGACGTGTGCCCCACAGGAGCGATACAGATGGTTAGGGAGATATGA
- a CDS encoding thiamine pyrophosphate-dependent enzyme, with protein MSEVKGRFAGKVYIRRTQVLLPGMKVAEEPEGQYEFVNFELPQEEYFLPGHGLCAGCTIGVIARHMLKALGPDTIIVNPTGCAEVSTVVYPRTNWAVPWIHVAFGNGGSVASGIEAAIKALKRRGVIDPNRKINVVVFAGDGGTADIGFQALSGMMERGHKVIYVMYDNEGYMNTGIQRSGTTPLGASATTSPAGKKVPGNTTHKKPMAAIAAAHGIPYVATANPAYVHDMVYKFKKAAEAEGPAFLHIIQSCTPGWRFEPKYGIRILELATETGYWVNYEIDHGEFRVTVPVPRRKPVKCFLQLQGRFKHLTPEEVETIQAIIDRDVEAINKAVGREVIGPVDPSLPCIPAGK; from the coding sequence ATGAGCGAGGTCAAAGGCCGTTTTGCGGGCAAGGTGTACATACGCCGCACGCAGGTCTTGCTACCGGGCATGAAGGTTGCCGAGGAGCCCGAAGGCCAGTACGAGTTCGTGAACTTCGAACTCCCGCAGGAGGAGTACTTCCTGCCCGGCCACGGCCTCTGTGCTGGTTGCACCATAGGGGTAATTGCCAGACATATGCTCAAGGCGCTGGGCCCCGACACCATAATCGTAAACCCCACGGGCTGCGCCGAGGTGTCCACAGTGGTCTACCCCCGCACCAATTGGGCAGTCCCGTGGATCCACGTGGCTTTCGGCAACGGCGGCTCGGTAGCCTCCGGCATAGAGGCGGCCATAAAGGCGTTGAAGAGGAGGGGCGTCATAGACCCCAACCGCAAGATAAACGTGGTGGTCTTCGCAGGCGATGGGGGCACTGCCGACATAGGCTTCCAGGCCCTCAGCGGGATGATGGAGAGAGGACACAAGGTGATATACGTCATGTACGACAACGAGGGCTACATGAACACGGGCATACAGAGGAGCGGCACCACGCCGCTCGGCGCCTCGGCCACCACCTCGCCGGCCGGCAAGAAAGTGCCGGGCAACACGACCCACAAGAAGCCCATGGCGGCCATAGCGGCAGCCCACGGAATTCCCTACGTAGCCACCGCAAATCCCGCCTACGTCCACGACATGGTTTACAAGTTCAAGAAGGCGGCCGAGGCCGAAGGGCCGGCGTTCCTCCACATAATTCAGTCCTGCACGCCGGGGTGGCGCTTCGAGCCCAAATACGGCATAAGGATATTGGAGCTGGCCACAGAGACGGGCTATTGGGTCAACTACGAGATAGACCACGGGGAGTTCAGAGTGACGGTCCCCGTGCCCAGAAGGAAGCCCGTCAAGTGCTTCCTCCAGCTACAGGGTAGGTTTAAGCACTTAACGCCGGAGGAGGTGGAGACCATACAGGCGATAATCGATAGGGACGTGGAAGCCATAAACAAGGCCGTGGGCAGGGAGGTCATAGGGCCGGTGGACCCCAGCCTCCCCTGCATCCCGGCGGGCAAATGA
- a CDS encoding NADH-quinone oxidoreductase subunit I encodes MMSHAKLFAVAIKNLFERPWTVKWPEERRDYGPAVRGFIVNDRSKCISCQLCEAVCPAKAIKFHVEGDGKRYPGIDWGRCILCGYCVDACPTGSLQHTQHIEIIWRDLSTYRKPHEMEPQSVKAEAGSKALV; translated from the coding sequence ATGATGTCGCATGCAAAGCTCTTCGCGGTAGCCATCAAGAACCTCTTCGAGAGGCCTTGGACCGTCAAATGGCCGGAGGAGAGGAGGGACTACGGCCCGGCGGTCCGCGGTTTTATAGTCAACGATAGGTCCAAATGTATCTCTTGCCAGCTCTGCGAGGCGGTCTGCCCCGCCAAGGCCATAAAGTTCCACGTGGAGGGCGACGGGAAGCGCTATCCCGGCATAGACTGGGGCCGTTGTATCCTCTGCGGCTACTGCGTAGACGCCTGTCCCACAGGCTCGCTACAACATACACAACATATAGAGATCATTTGGCGGGACCTCTCCACATATAGAAAGCCCCACGAGATGGAACCCCAGTCGGTCAAAGCCGAGGCGGGCTCCAAAGCGCTGGTCTAA
- a CDS encoding transketolase C-terminal domain-containing protein — MTAQVLAPKERKVAQRRIALTGNHAVALAVKMCRPEVIAAYPITPQTPVVERLAEYVNNGELDAEYIPVESEHSAMSAVIGASAMGARTFTETASQGLGHMYENLPIAVGLRLPIVMGMAVRTYSAPINVWGDYSDVMSMRELGWIIYLTQTAQEAFDTVIQAYRVAEDSRVHLPVVVAYDGFWTSHVLQPLEVPEDEEEVMRFAPITRSWVKLDVDRPVSIGAVGTPEWYWEIRWQAVEALRGSIKVIEEVDEEFGKVFGRSYGLAVPYRLENAELAIVTYGSIFGLVKKAVDRLRAEGVRAGALRLRVIRPWPRDLLRKLLGHVDKVVVIDRAINHGGPLYGPMAVELEATLARPVYNVLATVGMRAIDTDMIYEGALKAYRGQWVPDEVYTIGLRGGP; from the coding sequence ATGACGGCGCAGGTGCTGGCCCCCAAAGAGCGCAAAGTGGCGCAGAGGCGCATAGCGCTGACGGGCAACCACGCGGTGGCTCTAGCCGTCAAGATGTGCAGGCCGGAGGTCATAGCCGCGTACCCCATAACCCCGCAGACCCCCGTCGTGGAGAGGCTTGCGGAATATGTGAACAATGGGGAGCTCGACGCCGAGTATATCCCTGTCGAGAGCGAACATTCGGCTATGTCGGCGGTCATAGGGGCCTCCGCGATGGGCGCCCGCACCTTCACCGAGACCGCGTCGCAGGGGCTCGGCCACATGTACGAAAACCTCCCTATAGCCGTGGGGCTGAGACTCCCCATAGTGATGGGGATGGCCGTGAGGACCTACTCTGCGCCCATAAACGTGTGGGGCGATTATAGCGACGTGATGAGCATGAGGGAGTTGGGCTGGATAATCTATCTGACCCAAACCGCCCAGGAGGCCTTCGACACCGTAATACAGGCGTATAGAGTCGCCGAAGACTCCAGAGTCCACCTCCCCGTGGTGGTTGCTTACGACGGCTTCTGGACCAGCCACGTGTTGCAACCGCTGGAGGTCCCCGAGGACGAAGAGGAGGTCATGAGGTTCGCCCCTATAACCCGCAGTTGGGTCAAGCTTGATGTGGACCGCCCCGTCTCCATAGGGGCCGTGGGGACCCCCGAGTGGTATTGGGAGATCAGGTGGCAGGCCGTTGAGGCCTTGAGGGGCTCCATCAAGGTGATAGAGGAGGTGGACGAGGAGTTCGGCAAGGTCTTCGGCCGGAGCTACGGCCTGGCGGTCCCCTACAGGCTGGAGAACGCCGAGCTCGCCATAGTGACCTACGGCTCCATATTCGGCTTGGTCAAAAAGGCCGTTGATAGGCTGAGGGCCGAGGGCGTGAGGGCCGGCGCCTTGAGGCTGAGGGTCATAAGGCCTTGGCCTAGAGACCTCTTAAGGAAGCTACTGGGCCACGTGGACAAGGTCGTAGTGATAGATAGGGCGATCAACCACGGCGGACCTCTATACGGCCCCATGGCCGTGGAGCTAGAAGCCACTCTGGCCCGACCGGTCTACAACGTCTTAGCCACCGTGGGGATGAGGGCCATAGACACAGACATGATATACGAAGGCGCCTTGAAGGCGTACAGAGGCCAGTGGGTCCCCGACGAGGTGTACACCATAGGGCTGAGGGGAGGGCCATGA